One window from the genome of Sphaerotilus microaerophilus encodes:
- a CDS encoding response regulator transcription factor has product MNDSASAAVNAPPTLDRSAGEVVLIVDDVPDNLAVLHDALDEAGYTVLVALDGPTALARAVQAHPDIVLLDAVMPGMDGFEVARHLKAEPATAAIPIVFMTGLTDTEHVVAAFAAGGCDYVTKPIRVPEVLARIAAHTHTAREQRQARNALDAFGHATLVVRLIDGRLVWQTALARQLLARHFDSDGRRAPVALLAWLQREAGRLGNVDGPVAPAPSVELDAAGRRLRFTLHEATGEGEWLLVMREADDGAVTEALMLAFALTTREAEVLYWVCKGKTNRDIGDILGSSPATVKKHLEHVHAKLGVETRTAAASLAISRVRELAPGR; this is encoded by the coding sequence ATGAACGACTCCGCGAGCGCCGCTGTGAACGCCCCGCCGACCCTGGACCGCAGCGCGGGCGAGGTCGTGCTGATCGTCGACGACGTGCCCGACAACCTCGCCGTGCTGCACGACGCCCTCGACGAGGCCGGCTACACCGTGCTGGTGGCGCTGGACGGCCCGACCGCGCTGGCCCGCGCCGTGCAGGCCCACCCCGACATCGTGCTGCTCGACGCCGTGATGCCCGGCATGGACGGCTTCGAGGTGGCGCGCCACCTCAAGGCCGAGCCGGCCACCGCCGCCATCCCGATCGTCTTCATGACCGGGCTGACCGACACCGAGCACGTCGTCGCCGCCTTTGCCGCCGGTGGCTGCGACTACGTCACCAAGCCCATCCGCGTGCCCGAGGTGCTGGCGCGCATCGCCGCGCACACCCACACCGCGCGCGAGCAGCGCCAGGCCCGCAACGCGCTGGACGCCTTCGGCCATGCCACGCTGGTGGTGCGGCTGATCGACGGCCGGCTGGTCTGGCAGACCGCGCTGGCGCGCCAGCTGCTGGCCCGCCACTTCGACAGCGACGGCCGGCGTGCCCCCGTGGCGCTGCTGGCCTGGCTGCAGCGCGAGGCCGGCCGGCTCGGCAACGTGGACGGCCCGGTCGCACCGGCTCCGTCGGTGGAACTCGACGCCGCCGGGCGCCGCCTGCGCTTCACCCTGCACGAGGCCACCGGCGAGGGCGAATGGCTGCTGGTGATGCGCGAGGCCGACGACGGCGCCGTGACCGAGGCGCTGATGCTCGCCTTCGCCCTCACCACCCGAGAGGCCGAGGTGCTCTACTGGGTGTGCAAGGGCAAGACCAACCGCGACATCGGCGACATCCTCGGCTCCAGCCCCGCGACGGTGAAGAAGCACCTGGAGCACGTCCACGCCAAACTGGGCGTCGAGACGCGCACGGCGGCGGCGTCGCTGGCGATCAGCCGGGTCAGGGAGCTGGCGCCGGGGCGGTGA
- a CDS encoding hybrid sensor histidine kinase/response regulator, with protein sequence MHQAPESRTIPIHDAGTASVRQRVVKVRRDYNRWVASETMEDDALRFAARAHRRWSAWRVANTAFGASSFLVLEAVGATLLLQFGFVNAAWAILATGLVIALAGLPISVYAARHGLDMDLLTRGAGFGYIGSTITSLIYASFTFIFFALEAAVMAYALELAFDIPPAWGYLACALVVIPMVTHGVTVISRLQVWTQPLWLAMLLLPYVVVFQKNPGLLGELAQYGGQPGLTRFDWKAFGAAMTVGIALITQMGEQADYLRFMPEPGPDRRSRWRWWLGTLVGGPGWVIPGVLKMLGGALLAFLALGLMVPPERAVDPNQMYLAAWEHVFPRYGWAVAATALFVVVSQLKINVTNAYAGSLAWSNFFSRVAHSHPGRVVWVVFNTGIALVLMELDVFQAMGGVLGLYSNIAIAWMMAVVADLVINKPLGLSPPGIEFKRAHLYDINPVGVGAMGIASALSVAAYLGLFGTMAQAWSAAIALVAALVAAPLIAWATRGRWYLARGPQAEAAREALALGVRRPWAGRPVEGSYRRLAPLQRCVVCERDYEGEDVAQCPAYGGPICSLCCTLDARCHDLCKPDARLAVQWAALLRRVLPRRAWPYLDKGLGHYLMLMLLLGPALALLFTLLFEQEMRLLGLHEDLPAGILLGVVGPALQAGFVKACAALLLVGGVFAWWLVLAHQSREVAQEEANRQTQALNEQAEVLRAEIESHRRTDAQLQEARRVAELARSQAEAASGAKTRYITTISHELRTPLNAILGYAQLLEEDEAMPAHRRQAVGVIRRGGDHLLSLIEGTLDLARIESGKLKLDVRPMRFSDCMSEIAGLFELQARAKGIRFRHEFSAHLPEVVRADERRLRQILINLLGNAVKFTPAGGVGGAPAGEVRLGIQYSGQMARIEISDTGPGMSAAELARVFEPFERGGAGGGASGAAAVAGGTGLGLTISKMLTDLMGGEMTVRSTPGEGTRFFLRLFLPAVAASELPAAGPLAPARQRRGYLGARRRILVVDNEEADRGLLVSLMQPLGFTIDQAASGDAALVRLAAAAPADWPDAVFMDLAMPGIDGWETLRRLRLMRTDAGLPELPAAIVSANAFDRALDNDVGIAPADFIVKPVRLGELLDWLERRLSLVWTDAAEVPAAPAGTACHARPDALLVFPPADQLQALGEQVGLGYLRGALRCLDDIAATDPAHAPFVERMRGFARAFQLDAMAALLQQGLSPSPPDTA encoded by the coding sequence ATGCACCAGGCACCCGAATCACGCACCATTCCGATCCATGACGCGGGCACCGCATCGGTGCGCCAGCGCGTCGTGAAGGTGCGCCGCGACTACAACCGCTGGGTGGCCAGCGAGACGATGGAGGACGACGCGCTGCGCTTCGCCGCGCGCGCGCACCGCCGCTGGAGCGCCTGGCGGGTGGCCAACACGGCGTTTGGGGCCTCCTCCTTCCTGGTGCTGGAGGCGGTGGGGGCGACGCTGCTGCTGCAGTTCGGCTTCGTCAACGCGGCCTGGGCCATCCTCGCCACCGGGCTGGTGATCGCCCTGGCCGGCCTGCCGATCAGCGTCTACGCGGCCCGCCACGGGCTGGACATGGACCTGCTGACGCGCGGTGCGGGCTTCGGCTACATCGGCTCGACCATCACCTCGCTGATCTACGCGAGCTTCACCTTCATCTTCTTCGCCCTCGAAGCCGCGGTGATGGCCTACGCGCTGGAGCTGGCCTTCGACATCCCGCCGGCCTGGGGCTACCTGGCGTGCGCGCTGGTGGTCATCCCGATGGTCACGCACGGCGTCACGGTGATCAGCCGGCTGCAGGTCTGGACCCAGCCGCTGTGGCTGGCCATGCTGCTGCTGCCCTACGTCGTGGTGTTCCAGAAGAACCCCGGGCTGCTGGGCGAGCTGGCCCAGTACGGCGGCCAGCCCGGGTTGACCCGGTTCGACTGGAAGGCCTTTGGCGCGGCGATGACGGTGGGCATCGCGCTGATCACGCAGATGGGCGAGCAGGCCGACTACCTGCGCTTCATGCCCGAGCCCGGGCCGGACCGGCGCAGCCGCTGGCGCTGGTGGCTGGGCACGCTGGTGGGCGGGCCGGGCTGGGTGATCCCCGGCGTGCTGAAGATGCTCGGCGGTGCGCTGCTGGCCTTCCTGGCGCTGGGGCTGATGGTGCCGCCCGAGCGGGCGGTGGACCCCAACCAGATGTACCTGGCCGCCTGGGAGCACGTCTTCCCGCGCTACGGCTGGGCGGTCGCCGCGACGGCGCTGTTCGTGGTGGTGTCGCAGCTCAAGATCAACGTCACCAACGCCTACGCCGGCTCGCTGGCCTGGAGCAACTTCTTCTCCCGCGTGGCGCACAGCCACCCCGGGCGGGTGGTGTGGGTGGTGTTCAACACCGGCATCGCGCTGGTGCTGATGGAGCTGGACGTCTTCCAGGCCATGGGCGGCGTGCTGGGGCTGTACTCCAACATCGCGATCGCCTGGATGATGGCGGTGGTGGCCGACCTGGTGATCAACAAGCCGCTGGGCCTGTCGCCGCCGGGCATCGAGTTCAAGCGCGCCCACCTGTACGACATCAACCCGGTGGGCGTGGGGGCGATGGGCATCGCCTCGGCGCTGTCGGTGGCCGCCTACCTGGGCCTGTTCGGGACGATGGCGCAGGCCTGGTCGGCGGCCATCGCGCTGGTCGCCGCGCTGGTGGCGGCGCCGCTGATCGCCTGGGCCACGCGCGGGCGCTGGTACCTGGCGCGCGGGCCGCAGGCCGAGGCGGCGCGCGAGGCGCTGGCGCTCGGGGTGCGTCGGCCCTGGGCGGGGCGCCCCGTCGAGGGTTCGTACCGCCGGCTCGCCCCCTTGCAGCGCTGCGTGGTCTGCGAGCGCGACTACGAGGGCGAGGACGTGGCGCAGTGCCCCGCCTACGGCGGGCCGATCTGCTCGCTGTGCTGCACGCTGGACGCGCGCTGCCACGACCTGTGCAAGCCCGACGCGCGGCTGGCGGTGCAGTGGGCCGCGCTGCTGCGGCGCGTGCTGCCGCGCCGCGCCTGGCCCTACCTCGACAAGGGCCTGGGCCACTACCTGATGCTGATGCTGCTGCTGGGGCCGGCGCTGGCGCTGCTGTTCACCCTGCTGTTCGAGCAGGAGATGCGCCTGCTCGGCCTGCACGAGGACCTGCCGGCGGGCATATTGCTCGGCGTGGTCGGCCCGGCGCTGCAGGCCGGCTTCGTCAAGGCCTGCGCGGCCCTGCTGCTGGTGGGCGGCGTCTTCGCCTGGTGGCTGGTGCTGGCGCACCAGAGCCGCGAGGTGGCGCAGGAGGAGGCCAACCGCCAGACCCAGGCGCTCAACGAGCAGGCCGAGGTGCTGCGCGCCGAGATCGAGAGCCACCGCCGCACCGACGCCCAGCTGCAGGAGGCCCGCCGCGTGGCCGAGCTGGCGCGCAGCCAGGCCGAGGCCGCCAGCGGCGCCAAGACGCGCTACATCACCACCATCAGCCACGAGCTGCGCACGCCGCTCAACGCCATCCTCGGCTACGCCCAGCTGCTGGAGGAGGACGAGGCCATGCCCGCCCACCGCCGCCAGGCCGTGGGCGTGATCCGTCGCGGCGGCGACCACCTGCTCTCGCTCATCGAGGGCACGCTGGACCTGGCGCGCATCGAAAGCGGCAAGCTCAAGCTGGATGTGCGGCCGATGCGCTTTTCCGATTGCATGAGCGAGATCGCCGGGCTGTTCGAGTTGCAGGCCCGGGCCAAGGGCATCCGCTTCCGGCACGAGTTCTCCGCCCACCTGCCTGAGGTGGTGCGCGCCGACGAGCGGCGGCTGCGCCAGATCCTCATCAACCTGCTGGGCAACGCCGTCAAGTTCACGCCCGCGGGTGGCGTGGGGGGCGCTCCGGCTGGCGAGGTGCGCCTCGGCATCCAGTACAGCGGCCAGATGGCGCGCATCGAGATCAGCGACACCGGCCCGGGCATGAGCGCGGCCGAGCTGGCGCGCGTGTTCGAGCCCTTCGAGCGTGGCGGGGCAGGGGGTGGTGCGTCCGGTGCTGCCGCCGTGGCGGGTGGCACCGGGCTGGGCCTGACCATCAGCAAGATGCTCACCGACCTGATGGGCGGCGAGATGACCGTGCGCAGCACCCCCGGCGAGGGCACCCGCTTCTTCCTGCGCCTGTTCCTGCCGGCCGTGGCGGCCAGCGAGCTGCCCGCCGCCGGGCCACTGGCTCCAGCGCGCCAGCGCCGCGGCTACCTTGGGGCGCGCCGGCGCATCCTGGTGGTCGACAACGAGGAGGCTGACCGCGGCCTGCTGGTCTCGCTGATGCAGCCGCTGGGCTTCACCATCGACCAGGCCGCCTCGGGCGACGCTGCCCTGGTGCGGCTGGCCGCCGCGGCGCCGGCCGACTGGCCCGACGCGGTGTTCATGGACCTGGCCATGCCCGGCATCGACGGCTGGGAGACGCTGCGTCGCCTGCGGCTGATGCGCACCGACGCCGGCCTGCCCGAGCTGCCGGCGGCCATCGTCTCGGCCAACGCCTTCGACCGCGCGCTGGACAACGACGTGGGCATCGCCCCGGCGGACTTCATCGTCAAGCCGGTGCGCCTCGGCGAGCTGCTCGACTGGCTGGAGCGCCGCCTCAGCCTGGTGTGGACCGATGCGGCCGAGGTGCCGGCGGCACCGGCAGGCACGGCGTGCCACGCGCGGCCCGATGCGCTGCTGGTCTTCCCTCCTGCGGACCAGCTGCAGGCGCTGGGCGAGCAGGTCGGCCTGGGCTACCTGCGCGGTGCGCTGCGCTGCCTGGACGACATCGCCGCCACCGACCCGGCGCACGCCCCCTTCGTCGAGCGCATGCGCGGCTTTGCCCGCGCCTTCCAGCTCGACGCGATGGCCGCGCTGCTCCAGCAGGGGCTGAGCCCGTCACCGCCTGACACCGCCTGA
- the ureA gene encoding urease subunit gamma, whose protein sequence is MELTPREKDKLLIFTAALLAERRRARGLKLNYPEAVALISAAIMEGARDGRSVAELMGEGQHVLTRADVMEGVAEMIPEIQVEANFPDGTKLVTVHQPIA, encoded by the coding sequence ATGGAACTGACTCCCCGAGAAAAGGACAAGCTGCTGATCTTCACCGCTGCGCTGCTGGCCGAACGCCGGCGCGCCCGCGGGCTGAAGCTCAACTACCCCGAGGCGGTGGCGCTGATCAGCGCCGCGATCATGGAGGGCGCCCGCGACGGCCGCAGCGTGGCCGAGCTGATGGGCGAGGGCCAGCACGTGCTGACGCGCGCCGACGTGATGGAGGGCGTGGCCGAGATGATCCCGGAGATCCAGGTGGAGGCCAACTTCCCCGACGGCACCAAGCTGGTGACCGTGCACCAACCCATCGCCTGA
- a CDS encoding urease subunit beta: protein MSLTQSLPAGAVPGELLVDDGEHTLNPGRRTLALVVENSGDRPIQVGSHYHFAETNGALRFDRAAAQGMRLNIASGTAVRFEPGQQRTVELVDYAGDRAVYGFRGLVQGKL, encoded by the coding sequence ATGTCTCTCACCCAGTCCCTGCCTGCCGGCGCGGTGCCCGGCGAACTGCTCGTTGACGACGGCGAGCACACCCTCAACCCCGGGCGCCGCACGCTCGCCCTGGTGGTCGAGAACAGCGGCGACCGGCCGATCCAGGTCGGCTCGCATTACCACTTCGCCGAAACGAACGGCGCGCTGCGCTTCGATCGCGCCGCCGCGCAGGGCATGCGCCTGAACATCGCCAGCGGCACTGCGGTGCGCTTCGAGCCCGGCCAGCAGCGCACTGTCGAGCTGGTCGACTACGCCGGGGACCGTGCGGTCTACGGCTTCCGCGGCCTCGTTCAAGGAAAGCTCTGA
- the ureC gene encoding urease subunit alpha has translation MARIGKRAYAEMFGPTVGDRVRLADTALVIEVEQDLTLRAGGYGEEVKFGGGKTIRDGMGQGQRPNGPGAGDAVDCVITNALIVDHWGIVKADIGLRGSRIAAIGKAGNPDVMPGVDIVIGPGTEVIAAEGMIVTAGGIDTHIHFICPQQIEEALMSGVTTMIGGGTGPATGTFATTCTPGPENLARMLQAAEAFPMNLGFFGKGNASRPEALQQQVEAGAIGLKLHEDWGTTPAAIDCCLSVAETTDVQVAIHSDTLNESGFVEDTIAAFKGRTIHSFHTEGAGGGHAPDIMKVVGEANVLPSSTNPTRPYTVNTLDEHLDMLMVCHHLDAGIAEDLAFAESRIRRETIAAEDILHDLGAISMFSSDSQAMGRVGEVLIRCWQTAHKMKLQRGGLPGDGARHDNARVKRYVAKLAINPALSHGIAHEVGSIEVGKWADLVFWKPAFFGVKPALVMKGGFIAAAAMGDANASIPTPQPVHYRPMFGSYGRALPRGSLTFVSQAAQAAGLPERLGLQRPVVAVRGCRSVRKADMVHNAYTPVMDIDAQTYEVRADGQLLTCEPASVLPMAQRYFLF, from the coding sequence ATGGCAAGAATCGGAAAGCGGGCGTATGCGGAGATGTTCGGCCCCACCGTCGGCGACCGGGTGCGCCTGGCGGACACGGCGCTGGTCATCGAGGTCGAGCAGGACCTGACGCTGCGCGCGGGTGGCTATGGGGAAGAAGTCAAGTTCGGCGGTGGCAAGACCATCCGGGACGGCATGGGCCAGGGCCAGCGGCCCAACGGCCCGGGCGCGGGCGACGCGGTGGATTGCGTCATCACCAACGCGCTGATCGTCGACCACTGGGGCATCGTCAAGGCCGACATCGGCCTGCGCGGCTCGCGCATCGCCGCCATCGGCAAGGCCGGCAACCCGGACGTGATGCCGGGCGTGGACATCGTCATCGGCCCGGGCACCGAGGTCATCGCCGCCGAGGGGATGATCGTCACCGCCGGGGGCATCGACACACACATCCACTTCATCTGCCCACAGCAGATCGAGGAGGCGCTGATGTCGGGCGTCACCACGATGATCGGCGGTGGCACCGGCCCGGCCACGGGCACCTTCGCCACCACCTGCACGCCGGGGCCGGAGAACCTGGCGCGCATGCTGCAGGCGGCCGAGGCCTTCCCGATGAATCTGGGCTTCTTCGGCAAGGGCAACGCCAGCCGGCCCGAGGCGCTGCAGCAGCAGGTGGAGGCCGGCGCGATCGGCCTGAAGCTGCACGAGGACTGGGGCACCACGCCCGCGGCGATCGACTGCTGCCTGAGCGTGGCCGAGACCACCGACGTGCAGGTGGCCATCCACAGCGACACGCTCAACGAGAGCGGCTTCGTCGAGGACACCATCGCCGCCTTCAAGGGCCGCACGATCCACAGCTTCCACACCGAGGGCGCTGGCGGCGGCCACGCGCCGGACATCATGAAGGTGGTGGGCGAGGCCAACGTGCTGCCCTCCTCCACCAACCCGACGCGCCCGTACACCGTCAACACGCTGGACGAGCACCTCGACATGCTGATGGTGTGCCATCACCTGGACGCCGGCATCGCCGAGGACCTGGCCTTTGCCGAGAGCCGCATCCGCCGCGAGACCATCGCGGCCGAGGACATCCTGCATGACCTGGGCGCGATCAGCATGTTTTCGTCGGACTCGCAGGCGATGGGCCGCGTTGGCGAGGTGCTGATCCGCTGCTGGCAGACGGCGCACAAGATGAAGCTGCAGCGCGGCGGCCTGCCGGGTGACGGCGCGCGCCACGACAACGCGCGCGTCAAGCGCTACGTCGCCAAGCTGGCGATCAACCCGGCGCTGTCGCACGGCATCGCGCACGAGGTCGGCTCGATCGAGGTGGGCAAGTGGGCCGACCTGGTGTTCTGGAAGCCGGCCTTCTTCGGCGTCAAGCCGGCGCTGGTGATGAAGGGCGGCTTCATCGCCGCCGCCGCGATGGGCGACGCCAACGCCAGCATCCCGACGCCCCAACCAGTGCACTACCGGCCGATGTTCGGCAGCTACGGCCGGGCGCTGCCGCGCGGCTCGCTCACGTTCGTCAGCCAGGCGGCGCAGGCCGCCGGCCTGCCCGAGCGGCTCGGCCTGCAGCGCCCCGTCGTGGCGGTGCGCGGCTGCCGCAGCGTCAGGAAGGCCGACATGGTCCACAACGCCTACACGCCGGTGATGGACATCGACGCGCAGACCTACGAGGTGCGTGCCGACGGCCAGCTGCTCACCTGCGAGCCGGCCAGCGTGCTGCCGATGGCGCAGCGCTACTTCCTGTTCTGA
- the ureE gene encoding urease accessory protein UreE — MLTVHKLIPQGRGLARVLLQRAPSVELDWDLRQKSRFEAIDSSGRRLGVFLPRGSQVRGGDVLVAEDGSLVLVRAAPQPVLVVRACVEHGTPFDLLRAAYHLGNRHVPLELQPDHLKLEPDHVLAEMLRSQHLVVSEAAEAFEPEGGAYGGGHGHTHGRDHDHGHGHAHPPHAHGH; from the coding sequence ATGCTCACCGTCCACAAGCTGATCCCGCAGGGCCGCGGCCTCGCGCGGGTGCTGCTGCAGCGCGCACCCAGCGTCGAGCTGGACTGGGACCTGCGGCAGAAGAGCCGCTTCGAGGCCATCGATTCCAGCGGCCGGCGCCTGGGCGTGTTCCTGCCGCGCGGCAGCCAGGTGCGCGGCGGCGATGTGCTGGTGGCCGAGGATGGCTCGTTGGTTCTGGTGCGCGCCGCCCCGCAGCCGGTGCTGGTGGTGCGCGCCTGCGTCGAGCACGGCACGCCCTTCGACCTGCTGCGCGCCGCCTACCACCTGGGCAACCGCCACGTGCCTCTGGAACTGCAACCCGACCACCTGAAACTGGAGCCTGACCACGTGCTGGCCGAGATGCTGCGCAGCCAGCACCTGGTTGTCAGCGAAGCAGCCGAGGCCTTCGAGCCGGAGGGCGGCGCCTACGGTGGCGGGCATGGGCACACGCACGGCCGTGACCATGACCATGGACATGGCCACGCGCATCCTCCTCACGCCCACGGGCATTGA
- a CDS encoding urease accessory protein UreF: MTPTTSLSAASLIRLLWLASPALPVGSFSYSEGLEAAVDSGRVHDEASATAWLLDQQALVLARAELPLLAAAVRAWRGGADGADGADGADSEGIEALNDWVVHTRDGAEARQQTLQMGRSLTDWLRQREADADLQRLAALQPAPTWPIAFALAAARSGAPLREALIAFGFGWAENMVQAAVKTVPLGQSAGQRLLGQLADALPGWVEQALLNDPARRQNFAPVLAILAARHEAQYSRLFRS; this comes from the coding sequence ATGACGCCAACGACCTCGCTGAGCGCCGCCTCGCTGATCCGCCTGCTCTGGCTGGCCTCGCCCGCGTTGCCGGTGGGCAGCTTCAGCTACTCCGAGGGGCTGGAGGCGGCGGTGGACAGCGGCCGTGTCCACGACGAGGCCAGCGCCACCGCCTGGCTGCTGGACCAGCAGGCGCTGGTGCTCGCGCGCGCCGAACTGCCCCTGCTGGCCGCCGCTGTGCGGGCCTGGCGGGGCGGCGCAGACGGTGCGGATGGAGCGGATGGAGCGGACAGCGAGGGCATCGAGGCGCTCAACGACTGGGTGGTCCACACCCGCGACGGTGCCGAGGCGCGCCAGCAGACGCTGCAGATGGGCCGCTCGCTGACCGACTGGCTGCGCCAGCGTGAGGCCGACGCCGACCTGCAGCGGCTGGCCGCGCTGCAGCCCGCCCCCACCTGGCCGATTGCTTTTGCCCTGGCGGCCGCACGCAGCGGCGCCCCCCTGCGTGAGGCGCTGATCGCCTTCGGCTTCGGCTGGGCCGAGAACATGGTGCAGGCCGCGGTGAAAACCGTCCCGCTGGGCCAGAGCGCCGGCCAGCGGCTGCTCGGCCAGCTCGCCGACGCCCTGCCCGGCTGGGTGGAACAGGCCTTGCTGAACGATCCCGCAAGGCGCCAGAACTTCGCGCCGGTGCTGGCCATCCTGGCCGCGCGGCACGAGGCGCAGTACTCGCGCCTGTTCCGGTCCTGA
- a CDS encoding GNAT family N-acetyltransferase, whose amino-acid sequence MDIRLDDLSHPAVQALLGEHLAGMFELSPPESVHALDLDRLRAPDITFWTAWEGNALLGCGALKQLDAHHGELKSMRTARPHLRRGVGAALLAHILDAARQRGLDRLSLETGSVPGFDPARRLYARFGFAECGPFADYAEDPFSVFMTRTL is encoded by the coding sequence ATGGACATCCGCCTCGATGACCTGAGCCACCCCGCCGTGCAGGCCCTGCTGGGCGAGCACCTCGCTGGCATGTTCGAGCTGTCGCCGCCGGAGAGCGTGCACGCGCTCGACCTCGACCGCCTGCGCGCACCGGACATCACCTTCTGGACCGCCTGGGAGGGCAACGCGCTGCTCGGCTGCGGCGCGCTCAAGCAGCTCGATGCCCACCACGGCGAGCTCAAGTCCATGCGCACCGCCCGCCCCCACCTGCGCCGCGGCGTGGGCGCGGCGCTGCTGGCGCACATCCTCGACGCAGCGCGCCAGCGTGGCCTGGACCGGCTGAGCCTGGAAACCGGCAGCGTGCCCGGTTTCGACCCGGCGCGCCGCCTCTACGCCCGCTTCGGCTTTGCCGAGTGCGGCCCCTTTGCCGACTACGCAGAAGACCCCTTCAGCGTCTTCATGACCCGCACCCTCTGA
- the ureG gene encoding urease accessory protein UreG, with protein sequence MTSALHAIPHRTKTLPPLRVGVGGPVGSGKTTLVEMLCKTMRERWDLVVVTNDIYTKEDQRLLTVAGALAPERIMGVETGGCPHTAIREDASINLEAVDRMLEKFPDADIVFIESGGDNLAATFSPELSDLTIYVIDVAAGEKIPRKGGPGITKSDLFVINKTDLAPHVGADLAVMEADTRRMRPDHTGRRPYVMTNLKTRAGLAEVVRFIEARGLLTAPV encoded by the coding sequence ATGACCTCCGCCCTGCACGCCATCCCCCACCGCACCAAGACGCTCCCGCCGCTGCGCGTGGGCGTGGGCGGCCCCGTCGGTTCCGGCAAGACCACCCTGGTCGAGATGCTCTGCAAGACCATGCGCGAGCGCTGGGACCTGGTCGTGGTCACCAACGACATCTACACCAAGGAGGATCAGCGCCTGCTCACCGTGGCCGGCGCGCTGGCGCCCGAGCGGATCATGGGCGTGGAGACCGGCGGCTGCCCGCACACCGCGATCCGCGAGGACGCCTCGATCAACCTGGAGGCGGTGGACCGCATGCTGGAGAAGTTCCCGGACGCGGACATCGTCTTCATCGAGTCCGGCGGCGACAACCTGGCCGCCACCTTCAGCCCCGAGCTGAGTGACCTGACGATCTACGTGATCGACGTGGCCGCGGGCGAGAAGATCCCGCGCAAGGGCGGGCCGGGCATCACGAAGAGCGACCTCTTCGTGATCAACAAGACCGACCTCGCGCCCCACGTGGGCGCCGATCTGGCGGTGATGGAGGCCGACACGCGCCGCATGCGGCCGGACCACACCGGGCGCCGCCCCTACGTGATGACCAACCTGAAGACGCGCGCAGGCCTGGCCGAGGTGGTGCGCTTCATCGAGGCGCGCGGCCTGCTCACCGCACCCGTCTGA
- a CDS encoding urease accessory protein UreD: protein MGWHAALRLDYTCDAECTRARSAHTGPLRVLKALYPEGEAICHHVLVHPPAGLVGGDRLEVEARLGAGSHALLTTPGATRWYRSQGDEATQQVRLHLGEGARLEWLPLETLAYDGARAVNDLQVTLASGAAMIGWDLLALGLPAADAPFATGHFDQRIAIDGLWLEQARIDASDRLLLDSPLGLAGQRTLATAWLAWGSDPAEARVTQAIEGARALIEPGGAFEGTFAGVTRAQPRLIVLRALAGRTEPLFHLLRAVRAAWRSAAWDLPAAEPRVWRT, encoded by the coding sequence ATGGGCTGGCACGCCGCACTGCGGCTGGATTACACCTGCGACGCAGAGTGCACCCGCGCCCGTTCGGCGCATACCGGCCCGCTGCGGGTGCTCAAGGCGCTGTACCCGGAGGGCGAGGCCATCTGCCACCACGTGCTGGTGCACCCACCCGCAGGGCTGGTGGGCGGCGACCGACTGGAGGTGGAGGCCCGCCTGGGCGCCGGCAGCCACGCGCTGCTGACCACGCCCGGCGCCACCCGCTGGTACCGCAGCCAGGGCGACGAGGCCACCCAGCAGGTGCGCCTGCACCTGGGCGAAGGCGCCCGACTGGAGTGGCTGCCGCTGGAGACGCTGGCCTACGACGGTGCGCGCGCCGTCAACGACTTGCAGGTGACCCTGGCGAGCGGCGCCGCGATGATCGGCTGGGACCTGCTCGCGCTGGGCCTGCCGGCCGCCGACGCGCCGTTTGCGACCGGCCACTTCGACCAGCGCATCGCCATCGACGGCCTCTGGCTGGAGCAGGCCCGCATCGACGCCAGCGACCGGTTGTTGCTCGATTCGCCCCTGGGCCTGGCCGGCCAGCGCACCCTCGCCACCGCCTGGCTGGCCTGGGGCAGCGACCCGGCCGAAGCGCGCGTCACCCAGGCCATCGAGGGCGCACGCGCGCTGATCGAGCCCGGCGGCGCCTTTGAAGGGACATTCGCCGGGGTCACCCGCGCCCAGCCGCGCCTGATCGTGCTGCGCGCCCTGGCCGGGCGCACCGAGCCGCTGTTCCACCTGCTGCGTGCGGTGCGCGCTGCCTGGCGCTCGGCCGCCTGGGACCTGCCGGCCGCCGAGCCGCGCGTCTGGCGCACCTGA
- a CDS encoding cytochrome C oxidase subunit IV family protein: MSLLKNPVDRIWLALMVATAITFWLGESGLASSAGAVSVGLMFGLSLLKGVLVILDFMELRQAPALWRRVMLGWLTVVIALILLAWTIARWRAGA; this comes from the coding sequence ATGTCGTTGTTGAAGAACCCGGTCGACCGCATCTGGCTGGCGCTGATGGTGGCCACGGCCATCACCTTCTGGCTCGGCGAGAGCGGCCTGGCGAGCAGCGCGGGCGCCGTGTCGGTGGGGCTGATGTTCGGGCTGTCGCTGCTCAAGGGCGTGCTGGTCATCCTCGACTTCATGGAGCTGCGCCAGGCGCCGGCGCTGTGGCGGCGGGTGATGCTGGGCTGGCTGACGGTGGTGATCGCGCTGATCCTGCTGGCCTGGACGATCGCCCGCTGGCGCGCGGGGGCTTGA